A window from Schistosoma haematobium chromosome 1, whole genome shotgun sequence encodes these proteins:
- a CDS encoding hypothetical protein (EggNog:ENOG410WHC1~COG:A): MVKIFVGNLNPESKASDLRKKFEAFGKVTECDVVNNYGFVHMEKESEAEAAIEGLQNAILDGVKINVERSHGKRGGGPGPTRRRNEGRYRDYPPERGPRAPPRYMNSGPPPPRMGRYGPAWDDGYGGPYGPPPRNSSRGYDYPPNGANGRYPPIDRGEQHRPLPRGPARDPLPLPPNVGYRGPPVPEPIPSSRDYPPKPPPIRQSYDVYGEFDRYREPITPSGPPRANDYYDTYGSYSSGNYEDYRDNDRSMSNYDSGYDYSYYDYGMDSRSPVPPRSGYSYGRP; this comes from the exons ATGGTGAAGATATTCGTTGGGAACCTGAATCCAGAATCCAAAGCTTCTGATCTCCGCAAAAAATTTGAAGCCTTTGGGAAGGTTACGGAATGTGATGTTGTTAATAATTATGGCTTCGTG CATATGGAAAAAGAGTCTGAGGCTGAAGCTGCAATAGAAGGACTTCAAAATGCCATTCTTGATGGGGTGAAAATTAATGTTGAACGCAGCCACGGGAAACGAGGTGGTGGTCCCGGGCCTACTAGACGTAGAAATGAAGGGCGTTATCGGGATTATCCACCGGAAAGGGGACCACGTGCACCGCCACGTTACATGAATTCCGGCCCACCTCCCCCGCGAATGGGACGCTATGGTCCGGCTTGGGATGATGGGTATGGAGGGCCCTACGGACCACCACCACGTAACAGCTCTAGAG GTTACGATTATCCCCCAAACGGTGCCAATGGAAGGTATCCGCCAATTGACCGTGGAGAACAACACAGACCACTCCCACGTGGTCCAGCCCGTGACCCACTGCCGCTACCACCTAATGTGGGATATCGTGGGCCTCCAGTCCCTGAACCTATACCATCGTCTCGAGATTATCCTCCAAAACCTCCCCCAATCAGACAAAGTTACGATGTGTATGGTGAATTTGACCGGTACCGGGAGCCAATAACACCATCAGGTCCTCCACGTGCGAACGATTATTATGATACATACGGCAGCTATAGCAGCGGAAACTACGA AGACTATAGAGATAACGATAGATCAATGTCTAATTACGATTCGGGATACGATTACAGTTACTATGACTATGGGATGGATAGCAGATCACCGGTTCCACCAAGATCAGG GTACAGCTACGGTCGCCCCTAA
- a CDS encoding hypothetical protein (EggNog:ENOG410WHC1~COG:A) has translation MVKIFVGNLNPESKASDLRKKFEAFGKVTECDVVNNYGFVHMEKESEAEAAIEGLQNAILDGVKINVERSHGKRGGGPGPTRRRNEGRYRDYPPERGPRAPPRYMNSGPPPPRMGRYGPAWDDGYGGPYGPPPRNSSRGNICTMNL, from the exons ATGGTGAAGATATTCGTTGGGAACCTGAATCCAGAATCCAAAGCTTCTGATCTCCGCAAAAAATTTGAAGCCTTTGGGAAGGTTACGGAATGTGATGTTGTTAATAATTATGGCTTCGTG CATATGGAAAAAGAGTCTGAGGCTGAAGCTGCAATAGAAGGACTTCAAAATGCCATTCTTGATGGGGTGAAAATTAATGTTGAACGCAGCCACGGGAAACGAGGTGGTGGTCCCGGGCCTACTAGACGTAGAAATGAAGGGCGTTATCGGGATTATCCACCGGAAAGGGGACCACGTGCACCGCCACGTTACATGAATTCCGGCCCACCTCCCCCGCGAATGGGACGCTATGGTCCGGCTTGGGATGATGGGTATGGAGGGCCCTACGGACCACCACCACGTAACAGCTCTAGAGGTAATATATGCACTATGAATCTATAA